The following are encoded together in the Methylorubrum sp. B1-46 genome:
- a CDS encoding DMT family transporter: MTQGTPGARASAAAYPILTLTTLLWAGNTVAGKWAVGEVSPQVLTTLRWAFAFAVLAVVARRAILADRDRLMQRWPYLFLMGAFGFTIFASLFYAAGTYTTAVNVALIQGAVPVFVMALNFAVRRVPVRAGQVLGAAVTLVGVAVATTHGDLAVLAHLGLNRGDGLMLAASLVYAGYTVALTGRPPVSGLAFFTALALAAFLTSLPPLAAEWALGRAIWPTTATAWAIVAFVALGPSLLAQLSFIRGVELIGPNRAGLFVNLVPVFGAGLAVLLAGEPFGGAEGLALLLVLGGILIAEIAGRRAARARAG, encoded by the coding sequence GTGACCCAAGGCACTCCCGGCGCCCGCGCCTCCGCCGCGGCCTACCCGATCCTGACGCTGACCACCCTGCTCTGGGCGGGCAACACGGTGGCCGGCAAGTGGGCGGTCGGCGAGGTCTCGCCGCAGGTGCTCACCACCCTGCGCTGGGCCTTCGCCTTCGCGGTGCTGGCGGTGGTGGCGCGCCGGGCCATCCTGGCGGACCGTGACCGGCTGATGCAGCGCTGGCCCTACCTGTTCCTGATGGGGGCCTTCGGCTTCACCATCTTCGCGAGCCTGTTCTACGCCGCCGGCACCTACACCACCGCCGTCAACGTCGCGCTGATCCAGGGGGCGGTTCCCGTCTTCGTCATGGCGCTGAACTTCGCCGTGCGCCGCGTGCCGGTGCGGGCCGGGCAGGTGTTGGGCGCCGCCGTCACCCTGGTGGGCGTCGCGGTGGCGACCACCCACGGCGATCTCGCGGTGCTGGCCCATCTCGGCCTCAATCGCGGCGACGGGCTGATGCTCGCGGCAAGCCTCGTCTATGCCGGCTACACCGTGGCGCTGACCGGGCGGCCTCCGGTGTCGGGCCTCGCCTTCTTCACCGCGCTGGCGCTCGCCGCCTTCCTCACCTCGCTGCCGCCGCTGGCCGCCGAATGGGCGCTCGGCCGCGCGATCTGGCCCACGACCGCAACGGCTTGGGCCATCGTCGCCTTCGTCGCGCTCGGGCCCTCGCTGCTGGCGCAGCTCTCCTTCATTCGCGGCGTCGAACTGATCGGCCCGAACCGGGCCGGGCTGTTCGTGAACCTCGTGCCGGTCTTCGGCGCCGGGCTCGCCGTGCTGCTGGCGGGGGAACCTTTCGGCGGGGCCGAGGGGCTGGCGCTCCTCCTCGTGCTCGGCGGCATCCTCATCGCCGAGATCGCCGGGCGGCGCGCGGCACGAGCCAGGGCCGGCTGA
- a CDS encoding sensor histidine kinase, whose amino-acid sequence MSSPLAPAAGRPPAPSWLGDAAALGATGVAVALRHALDDVLPPGFPFLTFFPAVILTTFFFGLRPGIVCAVLSGLAAWYFFIGEAGTFRLDAQTGLALGFYAFIVAVDIALIHLMRVAGERLSAERAVSAQLYEQQRTMFQELQHRVANNMQFVAALLALQRRKVVENPQEAVGVFDEAQTRLETIARIHRRLYDPALADLPVGTYLQELCTDLLGATGARNIVCLVDVPPVRLDLARLTTLSLLVVEVVTNALKHAFQGSGRGTITIRLETLDGGQAALSIADDGPGIPASFDPAASRSLGFRIVQGLAAQLDGTLSYANEGGTVVRLVFATGPAPAAA is encoded by the coding sequence ATGTCGTCTCCCCTCGCCCCAGCCGCTGGGCGGCCGCCCGCGCCCTCGTGGCTCGGCGACGCCGCCGCCCTGGGGGCGACGGGGGTCGCGGTCGCCCTGCGCCATGCCCTAGACGACGTGCTGCCGCCGGGCTTCCCGTTCCTGACCTTCTTCCCGGCGGTGATCCTGACGACGTTCTTCTTCGGCCTGCGGCCGGGGATCGTCTGCGCGGTGCTCTCGGGGCTCGCCGCGTGGTACTTCTTCATCGGCGAGGCCGGCACCTTCCGGCTTGATGCGCAGACGGGGCTGGCGCTCGGCTTCTACGCCTTCATCGTCGCCGTCGACATCGCCCTCATCCACCTGATGCGTGTCGCGGGCGAGCGCCTGAGCGCGGAGCGGGCGGTCAGCGCGCAACTCTACGAGCAGCAGCGCACCATGTTCCAGGAGCTGCAGCACCGGGTCGCCAACAACATGCAGTTCGTGGCGGCCCTGCTCGCCCTGCAGCGACGCAAGGTCGTCGAGAACCCGCAGGAAGCGGTCGGCGTCTTCGACGAGGCGCAGACCCGGCTGGAGACGATCGCGCGCATCCATCGCCGCCTCTACGACCCGGCCCTGGCCGACCTGCCCGTGGGCACGTACCTCCAGGAGCTCTGCACCGACCTGCTCGGCGCCACGGGTGCGCGCAACATCGTCTGCCTCGTCGACGTGCCGCCGGTGCGCCTCGACCTCGCCCGCCTCACCACCCTGTCGCTGCTCGTGGTGGAAGTGGTGACGAATGCCCTGAAGCACGCCTTTCAGGGGAGCGGGCGCGGCACCATCACCATCCGGCTCGAAACCCTCGACGGAGGACAGGCGGCGCTCAGCATCGCCGACGACGGGCCGGGGATTCCCGCGAGCTTCGACCCGGCGGCGAGCCGCAGCCTCGGCTTCCGGATCGTCCAGGGGCTGGCTGCGCAGCTCGACGGCACGCTGTCCTACGCCAACGAGGGCGGCACGGTCGTCCGTCTCGTCTTTGCCACCGGGCCTGCGCCCGCCGCGGCTTGA
- a CDS encoding SGNH/GDSL hydrolase family protein — protein sequence MSFRTLPGLILATALAGPLGLSGACAQPDAPPISASVPASQMPASAERLPTKLVRLASLLGRDGEVRIVAFGSSSTEGAGASSPAMAYPALLERDLEERLQIGASSPRSITVINRGKGGDTSEAMARRLERDVLTERPDLVVWQTGSNDPLAGVPLERFVQLTRAGILAIRATGADVVLMDQQWCQKLTGVEGAERYGEALHALAAELGVPVIRRRALMQSWVTHGLMTPAQMIGPDGLHMTDAGYRQLAKAAAAQILVGAGLIQPSLARN from the coding sequence ATGTCGTTCCGCACGCTTCCTGGACTAATCCTCGCCACCGCCCTCGCCGGCCCGCTCGGCCTGTCCGGCGCCTGCGCGCAGCCCGATGCGCCGCCGATCTCCGCTTCGGTCCCGGCCTCGCAGATGCCGGCCTCGGCCGAGCGCCTGCCGACGAAGCTCGTCCGGCTCGCTTCGCTGCTCGGACGGGACGGCGAGGTGCGGATCGTGGCCTTCGGCTCCTCATCGACGGAAGGGGCGGGCGCCTCGTCGCCGGCCATGGCCTACCCTGCCCTGCTCGAGCGTGACCTCGAGGAGCGCCTCCAGATCGGCGCGTCGAGCCCGCGCTCGATCACCGTGATCAACCGCGGCAAGGGCGGCGACACCTCCGAGGCGATGGCGCGGCGCCTGGAGCGCGACGTGCTGACCGAGCGTCCGGATCTCGTGGTCTGGCAAACCGGCAGCAACGATCCGCTCGCCGGGGTGCCGCTGGAGCGCTTCGTCCAACTGACCCGTGCGGGCATCCTGGCGATCCGGGCGACGGGTGCCGACGTGGTGCTGATGGACCAGCAATGGTGCCAGAAGCTCACGGGCGTGGAGGGCGCCGAGCGCTACGGCGAGGCGCTTCACGCGCTCGCCGCCGAACTCGGCGTGCCGGTGATCCGCCGCCGCGCCCTGATGCAGTCCTGGGTCACGCACGGGCTGATGACCCCGGCCCAGATGATCGGCCCCGACGGACTGCACATGACCGATGCCGGCTACCGCCAGCTCGCCAAGGCGGCCGCCGCCCAGATCCTCGTCGGTGCGGGCCTGATCCAGCCCTCGCTCGCCCGGAACTGA
- a CDS encoding group III truncated hemoglobin, producing MKQTELTEATLAAFLDAFYARVRHDPLIGPVFAEKIPDEAWPRHLATIRDFWSSVLLKTGRYKGNPFGRHLGIEGIAPAHFARWLGLFEETAREVFEPEIATEIVERAHRIGDSLKAGLFFRPEMRGVRA from the coding sequence ATGAAGCAGACCGAACTGACCGAGGCGACGCTCGCCGCCTTCCTCGATGCCTTCTACGCGCGGGTGCGCCACGACCCGCTGATCGGGCCGGTCTTCGCGGAAAAAATCCCGGACGAGGCCTGGCCGCGCCACCTCGCCACGATCCGCGATTTCTGGTCCTCGGTGCTGCTGAAGACCGGCCGCTACAAGGGCAACCCGTTCGGCCGCCATCTCGGCATCGAAGGGATTGCGCCGGCGCATTTCGCGCGCTGGCTCGGCCTGTTCGAGGAGACGGCGCGAGAGGTTTTCGAGCCGGAGATCGCGACCGAGATCGTCGAGCGGGCGCATCGCATCGGCGACAGCCTCAAGGCCGGCCTGTTCTTCCGGCCCGAGATGCGCGGCGTTCGCGCCTGA
- a CDS encoding MBL fold metallo-hydrolase, with product MPVLSLRILGCGSSGGVPRVGYGWGACDPADPRNRRRRCSLLVERRPGNGQGNEGEGATTVLVDTSPDLREQLIDAGVTRLDALLYTHAHADHTHGIDDVRPLVIHMHRRIPVHADPLTRAMLIKRFGYAFETPPGSLYPPILDLHEMRAGERLAIEGAGGPIEAEAFRMEHGNEIAHGFRFGPAAYAPDVSVMPEAAKARLHGLDLLIIDALRETPHPSHYSVSDALALIEEVAPRRAILTNLHTDLDYATLARKLPANVVPAHDGLSATVDL from the coding sequence ATGCCGGTCTTGAGCCTGCGCATCCTCGGCTGCGGCTCGTCCGGCGGCGTGCCGCGGGTCGGCTACGGCTGGGGCGCCTGCGATCCGGCCGACCCGCGCAACCGCCGCCGCCGCTGCTCGCTGCTGGTCGAGCGGCGCCCAGGAAACGGGCAAGGAAACGAAGGGGAGGGGGCCACCACGGTGCTGGTCGACACCTCGCCGGACCTGCGCGAGCAACTCATCGATGCCGGCGTCACCCGCCTCGACGCCCTGCTCTACACCCATGCGCATGCCGACCACACCCACGGCATCGACGATGTCCGGCCCCTCGTCATCCACATGCACCGGCGCATCCCGGTCCATGCCGATCCCCTCACCCGCGCGATGCTGATCAAGCGCTTCGGCTACGCCTTCGAGACGCCTCCGGGCAGCCTCTACCCGCCGATCCTCGACCTGCACGAGATGCGGGCGGGCGAGCGCCTCGCCATCGAAGGCGCGGGTGGGCCGATCGAGGCGGAGGCCTTCCGCATGGAGCACGGCAACGAGATCGCCCACGGCTTCCGCTTCGGCCCCGCCGCCTACGCGCCGGACGTCAGCGTGATGCCCGAGGCGGCCAAGGCGCGCTTGCACGGTCTCGACCTGCTCATCATCGATGCCCTGCGCGAGACCCCTCACCCGTCGCACTATTCGGTCTCGGATGCACTGGCACTGATCGAGGAGGTGGCCCCGCGCCGGGCCATCCTGACCAACCTCCACACCGATCTCGACTACGCGACCTTGGCGAGGAAGCTGCCGGCGAACGTGGTGCCGGCCCATGACGGGCTGAGCGCGACCGTCGATCTCTGA
- a CDS encoding TatD family hydrolase, with translation MLVDSHCHLDFPDFAQDIPGVIARAAQAGVTRLLTISTRIAKADSYRALAEAHAAVWYTVGTHPHGAAEEPDVPAETIAALAEAPRCVGIGEAGLDYHYEDAAPEAVQERVLRAHIEAARLSGLPLVIHSRDADAHMEAVLTDEMARAPFKAVLHCFSSGARLAEVGVELGLSVSFSGIVTFRRSDALRDIARSVPLDRILVETDAPFLAPEPHRGRRCEPAYTADTARVLAKALDLPFEDFSARTTANFYRLFSKAAAIEGVRA, from the coding sequence ATGCTGGTCGACAGCCACTGCCATCTCGACTTCCCGGACTTCGCGCAGGACATTCCCGGCGTGATCGCCCGCGCGGCACAGGCCGGCGTGACCCGCCTCCTCACGATCTCGACGCGGATTGCCAAGGCCGACAGCTACCGCGCGCTGGCCGAGGCGCACGCGGCGGTCTGGTACACGGTGGGCACCCACCCGCACGGCGCCGCCGAGGAGCCGGACGTGCCGGCCGAGACGATCGCCGCGCTCGCCGAGGCTCCGCGCTGCGTCGGCATCGGCGAGGCGGGGCTCGACTACCATTATGAGGACGCCGCGCCGGAGGCGGTGCAGGAGCGGGTGCTGCGCGCCCATATCGAGGCCGCGCGCCTCTCCGGGCTGCCGCTGGTGATCCATTCCCGTGATGCCGACGCCCATATGGAGGCGGTGCTCACCGACGAGATGGCGAGGGCGCCGTTCAAGGCGGTGCTGCACTGCTTCTCGTCCGGCGCCCGGCTGGCTGAGGTCGGGGTCGAACTCGGCCTGTCGGTTTCCTTCTCCGGCATCGTCACCTTCCGCCGGTCGGACGCGCTGCGCGACATCGCCCGCAGCGTGCCCCTCGACCGCATCCTGGTCGAGACCGACGCGCCGTTCCTCGCGCCCGAGCCGCACCGGGGCCGGCGCTGCGAGCCGGCCTACACCGCCGACACCGCGCGGGTGCTGGCCAAGGCGCTCGACCTGCCCTTCGAGGATTTTTCCGCGCGTACGACGGCCAACTTCTACCGGCTGTTCTCGAAGGCCGCGGCGATCGAGGGCGTCCGCGCATGA
- the metG gene encoding methionine--tRNA ligase produces MSASEKANEPFLITTAISYPNGAPHIGHAYEVIATDAIARFHRLDGRDVLFTTGTDEHGLKIQQTAAKACVTPRAFVDDMAGRFKAVADRLDCTYDRFIRTTEADHYAAAQELWRRMEANGDIYLAKYAGWYSVRDEAYYDEAETVLGPDGGRRSIKTDTPVEWMEEENYLFRLSKYQEPLLKLYAEQPDFLGPETRMNEVASFVRSGLKDLSVSRTTFDWGVPVPDHPGHVMYVWVDALTNYLTVTGFPDAEAPNARFWPASLHIIGKDIVRFHAVYWPAFLMSAGLPLPKRVFGHGFFLSRGEKMSKSLGNVVDPLDLVGTYGVDPVRYFLLREAPFGGDGNYDHEAIINRINADLANDLGNLAQRSLSMIAKNCEGTVPDPGAFTEADERLLAAAAALPDKARGLMQNLALHAILAEIWAVVGEANRYFASEEPWKLRKSDPARMNTVLYVTVETLRRVGLMVQPFVPTAGSALLDLLAVPVDRRSFAFTGEEHRLRGGTPLPAPAPIFPRFEKPEAMA; encoded by the coding sequence GTGAGCGCGAGCGAGAAGGCGAACGAGCCCTTCCTCATCACCACGGCGATCTCCTACCCCAACGGCGCGCCGCATATCGGCCACGCCTACGAGGTGATCGCCACCGACGCCATCGCCCGCTTCCACCGCCTCGACGGGCGCGACGTGCTGTTCACCACCGGCACCGACGAGCACGGCCTCAAGATCCAGCAGACGGCCGCCAAAGCCTGCGTGACACCGCGCGCCTTCGTCGACGACATGGCCGGGCGCTTCAAGGCGGTGGCCGACCGGCTCGACTGCACCTACGACCGCTTCATCCGCACCACGGAAGCCGACCACTACGCCGCCGCGCAGGAGCTGTGGCGGCGCATGGAGGCCAACGGCGACATCTATCTGGCCAAATATGCCGGCTGGTACTCCGTGCGCGACGAGGCCTATTACGACGAGGCCGAGACCGTTCTGGGTCCCGACGGCGGCCGCCGCTCGATCAAGACGGACACGCCCGTCGAGTGGATGGAGGAGGAGAACTACCTCTTCCGTCTCTCGAAGTATCAGGAGCCCCTGCTCAAGCTGTACGCGGAGCAGCCGGACTTCCTCGGTCCCGAGACGCGGATGAACGAGGTCGCGAGCTTCGTGCGCTCCGGCCTCAAGGATCTCTCGGTCAGCCGCACCACCTTCGACTGGGGCGTGCCGGTGCCGGATCATCCCGGCCACGTCATGTATGTCTGGGTCGATGCCCTGACCAACTACCTCACGGTGACGGGCTTTCCCGACGCGGAAGCTCCGAACGCCCGGTTCTGGCCGGCGAGCCTGCATATCATCGGCAAGGACATCGTCCGCTTCCACGCGGTCTACTGGCCGGCCTTCCTGATGTCGGCCGGACTGCCGCTGCCCAAGCGCGTGTTCGGCCACGGTTTCTTCCTGAGCCGCGGCGAGAAGATGTCGAAGTCGCTGGGCAACGTGGTCGATCCGCTCGATCTCGTCGGCACCTACGGCGTCGATCCGGTGCGCTACTTCCTCCTGCGCGAGGCCCCCTTCGGCGGCGACGGCAATTACGACCACGAGGCGATCATCAACCGCATCAACGCGGATCTCGCCAACGATCTGGGCAACCTCGCCCAGCGCTCGCTCTCGATGATTGCGAAGAATTGTGAGGGCACGGTGCCCGATCCCGGCGCCTTCACGGAGGCCGACGAGCGCCTGCTCGCGGCCGCCGCCGCGCTGCCGGACAAGGCGCGGGGGCTGATGCAGAATCTGGCGCTCCACGCGATCCTGGCCGAGATCTGGGCTGTGGTCGGCGAGGCCAACCGCTATTTCGCCTCCGAGGAGCCGTGGAAGCTGCGAAAGAGCGATCCGGCGCGCATGAACACGGTGCTCTACGTCACGGTCGAGACCCTGCGCCGGGTCGGCCTGATGGTGCAGCCCTTCGTGCCGACGGCGGGCTCGGCTCTGCTCGATCTCCTCGCCGTGCCGGTGGATCGACGCAGCTTCGCCTTCACCGGCGAAGAGCACCGCCTGCGGGGCGGCACGCCGCTGCCCGCCCCGGCGCCGATTTTTCCGCGGTTCGAGAAGCCGGAGGCGATGGCCTGA
- a CDS encoding ferritin-like domain-containing protein, with amino-acid sequence MATKQKTLHDAFYETLKDVYYAEKQSVRALKKSAKAAEHEDLRQAFETHAEESANQVERLQQIFEIIGKPARAKTCEAMQGLTSEMEEDLEDFEDSPAADAVLAACAQAVEHYEIARYGTLKTWASQLGYADAAKLLDETLQEEKKTDQLLTQIAESLNAEASDGTDEGGEGEAKGKSRRKAA; translated from the coding sequence ATGGCTACCAAGCAGAAAACTTTGCACGACGCGTTCTATGAGACGCTGAAGGATGTTTATTACGCGGAAAAGCAGTCCGTGCGTGCGCTGAAGAAATCGGCCAAGGCGGCCGAGCACGAGGACCTGCGCCAAGCCTTCGAGACCCACGCCGAGGAAAGCGCCAATCAGGTCGAGCGGCTGCAGCAGATCTTCGAGATCATCGGCAAGCCGGCGCGCGCCAAGACCTGCGAGGCGATGCAGGGCCTCACCTCCGAGATGGAGGAGGATCTCGAGGATTTCGAGGACAGCCCGGCGGCCGATGCCGTGCTGGCCGCGTGCGCGCAGGCTGTGGAGCACTACGAGATCGCCCGCTACGGCACGCTGAAGACCTGGGCGAGCCAGCTCGGCTACGCGGACGCCGCCAAGCTGCTCGATGAAACCCTGCAGGAAGAGAAGAAGACCGACCAGTTGCTCACGCAGATCGCCGAGAGCCTCAATGCCGAGGCCTCGGACGGCACCGACGAGGGGGGCGAGGGAGAAGCGAAGGGCAAGAGCCGCCGCAAGGCCGCCTGA
- a CDS encoding helix-hairpin-helix domain-containing protein, whose amino-acid sequence MLDLNTATAEELDEVPALKGHGFEIVRYREERGRFTSLRQLDEVPGLSGKTDGIAGQVAVVED is encoded by the coding sequence ATGCTCGATCTCAACACCGCGACCGCCGAGGAACTGGATGAGGTGCCGGCGCTGAAGGGCCACGGCTTCGAGATCGTGCGCTACCGCGAAGAGCGGGGCCGCTTCACCAGCCTGCGCCAACTCGATGAAGTGCCGGGCCTCAGCGGCAAGACGGACGGCATCGCGGGACAGGTCGCGGTTGTGGAGGACTGA
- a CDS encoding acyltransferase: protein MSRPARTAPLVAAHPSTGLAPSVAPEAVSAPVGRRATAGLANIQILRGVAAAVVLVHHAAVYAQLLRGADRLFPTFDAMMGLWGVAVFFAISGSLMAGLVVRDRPLVFLAHRISRIFPTYLAVVALFAAVFAALGLSLGGLAPLSLSLAPAGPRSYALNVEWTLVFETSFYVGLFLLASAGLARRIVPLAVLWLALLAAAFLLLPAASRDLVLPPAYLLPLMAACVPFAGGLLLPRLIASGRMTPVAGLLALPLFAACLFVERDAARWLGGIAALLLVGAAASARQARGEGAATRAALALGDASYLLYLIHVPVLVLTAWAVPAHWSGFAYGLTAVMAALGLAALLGPFDLALYRALRRRIDAAAPATLKRGLAAYLLMFAGCAAWGSAETARNNGHERRARAALAALPPEAWTGPGAAKATIEGRGLALPPSMQAALEGIEPASPVDTVVSAYAYDPARPKQTYLLAVYCSGRLIGLDRPRRWRKDLAAVTGSTRPGRIGFLMQIPTAACAGDPAPLVLAIDMEGRMAVLGR from the coding sequence TTGTCCAGGCCCGCACGGACGGCGCCGCTGGTCGCCGCACATCCGTCGACCGGCCTCGCACCGAGCGTCGCCCCGGAGGCCGTCTCCGCCCCGGTCGGCCGCCGCGCGACCGCCGGCCTGGCCAACATCCAGATCCTGCGCGGAGTCGCGGCGGCGGTGGTGCTCGTCCACCACGCGGCGGTCTACGCCCAGCTCCTGCGCGGCGCGGACCGTCTGTTCCCGACCTTCGACGCGATGATGGGGCTGTGGGGCGTCGCCGTCTTCTTCGCGATCTCGGGCTCCCTCATGGCGGGTCTCGTGGTGCGCGACCGCCCCCTGGTGTTTCTGGCGCACCGGATCTCGCGAATCTTCCCGACCTATCTCGCGGTCGTGGCGCTGTTCGCCGCTGTGTTCGCCGCCCTCGGCCTGAGCCTCGGCGGTCTCGCGCCGCTCTCCCTGTCGCTCGCGCCCGCCGGCCCGCGCAGCTACGCGCTCAACGTCGAGTGGACCCTCGTCTTCGAGACGAGCTTCTATGTCGGCCTGTTCCTGCTGGCGAGCGCCGGCCTCGCCCGCCGCATCGTGCCGCTGGCCGTCCTCTGGCTGGCTCTGCTGGCGGCGGCCTTCCTGCTGCTGCCGGCAGCCTCGCGCGATCTGGTCCTGCCGCCGGCCTATCTGCTTCCCCTGATGGCCGCCTGCGTGCCCTTCGCCGGCGGCCTGCTGCTGCCCCGGCTGATCGCCTCCGGCCGGATGACACCCGTGGCCGGGTTGCTGGCGCTGCCGCTGTTCGCCGCCTGCCTCTTCGTCGAGCGCGATGCGGCGCGCTGGCTCGGCGGGATCGCGGCTTTGCTGCTCGTGGGGGCCGCGGCCTCGGCCCGTCAGGCAAGGGGTGAGGGCGCCGCGACGCGGGCGGCGCTCGCCCTCGGGGATGCGAGCTACCTGCTCTACCTCATCCACGTCCCGGTGCTGGTGCTGACTGCCTGGGCGGTGCCCGCCCACTGGTCCGGCTTCGCCTACGGCCTCACCGCCGTCATGGCCGCGCTCGGGCTCGCTGCGCTGCTCGGGCCCTTCGATCTCGCGCTCTACCGCGCCCTGCGCCGCCGCATCGACGCGGCCGCGCCCGCCACCCTCAAGCGCGGGCTGGCCGCCTACCTGCTGATGTTTGCCGGTTGTGCCGCCTGGGGCAGCGCCGAGACCGCCCGCAACAACGGGCACGAGCGGCGGGCGCGCGCGGCGCTGGCCGCCCTGCCCCCTGAGGCCTGGACCGGCCCCGGTGCGGCCAAAGCGACGATCGAGGGCCGCGGCCTCGCGCTTCCCCCATCGATGCAGGCCGCGCTGGAGGGCATCGAGCCCGCCTCGCCGGTCGATACCGTGGTCTCGGCCTACGCCTACGATCCGGCGCGGCCGAAGCAGACCTACCTGCTGGCCGTCTACTGCTCCGGCCGCCTGATCGGCCTCGATCGGCCGCGCCGGTGGCGCAAGGACCTCGCCGCCGTGACCGGTTCGACGCGGCCGGGCCGGATCGGCTTCCTGATGCAGATCCCCACCGCCGCCTGCGCGGGGGACCCGGCTCCGCTCGTGCTCGCCATCGATATGGAGGGGCGGATGGCCGTGCTGGGGCGCTGA
- a CDS encoding DNA polymerase III subunit delta' gives MRPSSARDAARTEAEAGDLANIPRPREQTRLLGHAAAEAAFARALAAGRLHHAWLIGGPAGIGKATLAYRVARRLVADPRSLPAPDSLDVPEDHPAARQVAALSHPNLVALRRVQAPGAKTLPTRISVDAAREALALFGSTAGGEGGWRVCIVDSAEDLNANSANALLKMIEEPPPRAIFLIVSHAPGRLLPTIRSRCRALSLRALPEADVRTVIEGFPPPFARPDAAALGRAAALCEGSVARAVALLDPATAAVEAEVSALLAGLPEPDGRRVLKLAETLAGRDAEGLLATALDTIQRHVAAELDRRQGEGPARLLGLVEAAERIASSAREAAIYNLDRRPLVLAAFRELAAAARA, from the coding sequence ATGCGGCCTAGCTCCGCCCGCGACGCTGCCCGCACCGAGGCCGAGGCGGGCGATCTCGCCAACATTCCGCGCCCGCGCGAACAGACCCGCCTCCTTGGCCATGCCGCGGCGGAGGCCGCCTTCGCCCGCGCTCTGGCCGCGGGCCGGCTCCACCACGCTTGGCTGATCGGCGGCCCTGCGGGCATCGGCAAGGCGACGCTGGCCTACCGCGTCGCGCGCCGGCTCGTCGCCGATCCGCGCTCGCTTCCGGCCCCCGACTCCCTCGACGTGCCGGAGGATCATCCGGCCGCGCGCCAGGTGGCGGCCCTGTCGCATCCGAACCTCGTGGCGCTCCGCCGGGTCCAGGCCCCCGGCGCCAAGACCCTGCCGACCCGCATCTCGGTCGATGCCGCCCGCGAGGCGCTCGCCCTGTTCGGCTCGACCGCGGGCGGGGAGGGGGGCTGGCGCGTCTGCATCGTCGACAGCGCCGAGGATCTCAACGCCAACAGCGCCAACGCCCTCCTCAAGATGATCGAGGAGCCGCCGCCGCGGGCGATCTTCCTCATCGTCTCGCACGCGCCCGGCCGCCTGCTGCCGACGATCCGCTCCCGCTGCCGGGCGCTCTCCCTGCGCGCCCTCCCCGAGGCCGACGTCCGCACGGTGATCGAGGGTTTCCCGCCCCCCTTCGCCCGGCCCGATGCGGCGGCCCTGGGGCGGGCGGCGGCGCTGTGCGAGGGCTCGGTGGCTCGCGCCGTGGCCCTGCTCGATCCGGCCACCGCCGCGGTCGAGGCGGAGGTGTCGGCGCTGCTGGCCGGCCTGCCCGAGCCCGATGGGCGGCGCGTCCTCAAGCTCGCCGAGACGCTGGCCGGCCGCGATGCCGAGGGGCTTCTGGCCACCGCCCTCGACACGATTCAACGCCACGTCGCGGCCGAACTCGACCGGCGCCAGGGCGAGGGTCCGGCGCGCCTGCTCGGGCTCGTCGAGGCGGCCGAGCGCATCGCGTCCTCCGCCCGCGAGGCGGCGATCTACAACCTCGACCGCCGGCCGCTGGTGCTCGCGGCCTTCCGCGAACTGGCCGCCGCCGCACGGGCATGA
- the tmk gene encoding dTMP kinase, translating into MSSDAPRGVFITFEGGEGAGKSTQIARLAEALRQASGREVVTTREPGGTKRAEELRAALLRGVAKPYGPFAEALMFAAARIDHIEGLIRPALARGAIVLCDRFSDSTRAYQGAAGGLEPGLIASLERVTLEGLRPDLTLILDLPPEAGLARAQRRGEGPPADRFEAEGLHFHERLRAAFRAIAEAEPERCRLIDADLGPDAVEARIREAVSAWRPDLLAAAGEGHDHAA; encoded by the coding sequence ATGTCGAGCGATGCGCCGCGGGGCGTCTTCATCACCTTCGAGGGCGGGGAGGGGGCGGGTAAGTCCACCCAGATCGCGCGCCTTGCCGAAGCCCTGAGGCAGGCGAGCGGGCGCGAGGTCGTGACCACCCGCGAGCCCGGCGGCACGAAGCGGGCGGAGGAGCTGCGCGCGGCGCTGCTGCGCGGCGTGGCCAAGCCCTACGGGCCGTTTGCCGAGGCGCTGATGTTCGCCGCCGCCCGCATCGATCATATCGAGGGGCTGATCCGCCCCGCGCTCGCCCGCGGCGCGATCGTGCTGTGCGACCGCTTCTCCGACTCGACCCGCGCCTACCAGGGCGCGGCCGGCGGCCTGGAGCCGGGGCTGATCGCCAGCCTGGAGCGGGTGACGCTGGAGGGCCTGCGCCCCGACCTCACCCTGATCCTCGATCTGCCGCCCGAGGCCGGGCTCGCCCGAGCGCAAAGGCGCGGGGAGGGGCCCCCCGCCGACCGCTTCGAGGCGGAGGGCCTGCACTTCCATGAGCGGCTGCGGGCGGCCTTCCGCGCCATCGCCGAGGCGGAGCCCGAGCGCTGCCGCCTCATCGATGCCGATCTCGGCCCCGACGCGGTCGAGGCCCGGATCCGCGAAGCCGTCTCCGCCTGGCGGCCGGACCTGCTCGCGGCCGCGGGGGAGGGCCACGATCATGCGGCCTAG